The proteins below come from a single Myripristis murdjan chromosome 10, fMyrMur1.1, whole genome shotgun sequence genomic window:
- the mospd1 gene encoding motile sperm domain-containing protein 1, producing the protein MQQQQQHRQPELVEGSLPVFVFPTELVFYADEQTSHKQVLTLYNPYEFALKFKVLCTAPNKYTVVDATGAVKPQCCVDIVIRHRDVRACHYGVYDKFRLQVSEQSQRKALGRKEVTATLRPSATQEPPSPRPQEEERRLKEQLADSVFFEQTAFQTESRPVTGGPSVLTVLLGLVCMAALMLPTLGEQESTVPVYLHLSVNKKLVAAYVLGLLTMVILRT; encoded by the exons atgcagcagcagcagcagcacagacagccTGAGCTAGTGGAAGGAAGCCTTCCCGTGTTCGTGTTCCCCACTGAGCTTGTCTTCTACGCAGATGAGCAGACATCTCACAAGCAGGTGCTCACCCTCTACAACCCTTATGAATTCGCCCTCAAGTTTAAAG tgCTGTGCACAGCGCCAAACAAGTACACCGTTGTGGATGCTACTGGAGCCGTCAAGCCACAGTGTTGTGTTGACAT AGTCATCAGACACAGAGATGTGCGGGCGTGCCACTACGGGGTGTATGACAAGTTCCGGCTGCAGGTGTCGGAGCAGAGCCAGCGGAAAGCTCTGGGCCGCAAAGAGGTGACGGCCACGCTGCGTCCCTCTGCCACACAGGAGCCGCCTAGCCCCCGGCCTCAAGAGGAAGAACGCAGACTCAAAGAGCAGCTTGCAGACAGCGTGTTTTTTGAACAGACTGCGTTTCAGACAG agagCCGGCCTGTTACCGGAGGGCCGAGTGTGTTGACGGTGCTGCTTGGGCTGGTGTGTATGGCCGCCCTGATGCTCCCGACCCTGGGGGAGCAAGAATCTACTGTGCCTGTCTACCTCCACTTAAGTGTTAACAAGAAACTTGTAGCTGCTTACGTTCTTG GTCTTCTTACGATGGTCATCCTGCGCACATGA